The following proteins are encoded in a genomic region of Gossypium hirsutum isolate 1008001.06 chromosome D05, Gossypium_hirsutum_v2.1, whole genome shotgun sequence:
- the LOC107906630 gene encoding uncharacterized protein, with translation MKLLSSSPSVSSSTSSAVSFDPKICSPKSATAGCLSGILRRILCSRTLPTHPSDHITESNSVASWNKPQQFSDASKVTPGIVARLMGLDSLPETTLLNTQFPPNSIARSRSMNSADYKQDTVSIHGKHKRVNSTLSFRDMPTYFELENEEFFVLSFEKGSERKELRSKQRKCKGGGGELKQRKEAKENMVEKVAGKKNKDEQASKRVLNVLDEEKLNRRIVEKPNQEIAKCREVNDLCLEKPSVAKKGLESSKCLEKKGTVPDGAKPRKKKKKLQHPGAQNVEPECSSEDSSPVSVLVFDQFIINHDVPTSEEDSKAAEGSNPRRKLSPDLENYGCKTPCNDGNLTEDDPRENSTQVKNLESRKKDCHGEKNLEGWDSICRVIEAEVGKASWLCSNNEQLEDITTDFGSKILDHLLDELVIQLHGIIP, from the exons CTGTCTCTTTTGATCCCAAAATTTGTTCTCCAAAAAGTGCAACTGCTGGTTGCCTTTCAGGGATCTTACGTCGAATTCTTTGTTCCAGGACTCTCCCGACACACCCTTCCGATCACATTACAGAGTCTAATTCAGTAGCCAGTTGGAACAAACCACAACAGTTCAGTGATGCTTCCAAGGTCACTCCTGGGATTGTTGCTAGGCTGATGGGGTTGGATTCCTTGCCTGAAACCACCTTGCTTAACACTCAATTTCCTCCCAATTCAATTGCAAGAAGCCGGTCCATGAATTCAGCTGATTATAAGCAAGATACTGTTTCCATCCATGGAAAGCATAAACGAGTCAACTCTACACTGTCTTTCCGAGACATGCCTACTTACTTTGAGCTAGAAAATGAAGAATTTTTCGTGCTCAGCTTTGAGAAGGGAAGCGAAAGGAAAGAGCTGAGATCCAAACAAAGGAAATGTAAAGGAGGCGGCGGAGAATTGAAGCAAAGAAAAGAAGCCAAGGAAAATATGGTGGAGAAAGTTGCTGGGAAAAAGAACAAGGACGAGCAAGCTAGCAAAAGGGTTTTGAATGTGTTGGATGAGGAGAAGCTGAACAGGAGAATTGTTGAGAAGCCTAATCAGGAAATAGCCAAATGCAGGGAAGTTAATGATTTGTGCTTGGAGAAACCAAGTGTTGCCAAAAAGGGTCTGGAGAGCTCTAAATGTTTGGAGAAGAAAGGAACAGTTCCTGATGGAGCAAAAccgaggaagaaaaagaagaaattacaaCATCCAGGGGCTCAAAATGTAGAGCCTGAATGCAGCTCAGAAGATTCGAGCCCTGTTTCTGTTCTTGTTTTTGATCAATTCATCATTAATCATGATGTTCCTACATCAG AGGAAGATTCAAAAGCAGCAGAAGGGTCAAACCCAAGAAGGAAATTATCTCCAGACCTGGAAAATTATGGGTGCAAAACTCCTTGTAATGATGGTAATTTGACGGAAGATGATCCAAGGGAAAACAGCACTCAAGTAAAAAACTTGGAATCGAGGAAAAAAGATTGCCACGGTGAGAAAAACTTGGAAGGTTGGGATTCAATTTGCAGGGTGATTGAAGCTGAGGTAGGTAAAGCAAGTTGGTTATGCTCTAACAATGAACAACTTGAAGATATTACTACAGATTTTGGATCAAAAATTTTGGACCACTTGTTAGATGAGCTTGTAATTCAACTTCATGGAATTATCCCATGA